Proteins from one Ipomoea triloba cultivar NCNSP0323 chromosome 1, ASM357664v1 genomic window:
- the LOC116024403 gene encoding mitogen-activated protein kinase 15 codes for MQPDQRKKASGDVDFFTEYGEGSRYRIEEVIGKGSYGVVCSAYDTRLGEKVAIKKINDIFEHVSDATRILREIKLLRLLRHPDIVEIKHILLPPSRREFKDIYVVFELMESDLHQVIKANDDLTPEHYQFFLYQLLRGLKYIHTANVFHRDLKPKNILANADCKLKICDFGLARVAFNDTPTAIFWTDYVATRWYRAPELCGSFFSKYTPAIDIWSIGCIFAELLTGKPLFPGKNVVHQLDLMTDLLGTPSAEAIARIRNEKARRYLSSMRRKKPIPFSHKFPNADPLALRLLERMLAFDPKDRPTAEEALADPYFRNLARVEREPSAQPVTKMEFEFERRRITKEDVRELIYREILEYHPKMLKEYIEGTEPTSFMYPSAVDKFKKQFAYLEEHYGKGGVVAPPERQQASSLPRPSVLYSDNSVQNPAEVANDLSKCSIKEGDKSIMDRNSGIPMSRLPLQVPQGDAARPGRIVSSVMRYNGGSAVTASEAIEQRRTLRNPTTMPQYAISNPSYSRRHPSCKNERGEDGNEGSNTVPKPDQYMARKVAAAPGGSGNQWY; via the exons ATGCAGCCTGATCAGCGTAAAAAG GCATCTGGAGATGTAGATTTCTTCACAGAATATGGTGAGGGGAGCAGATATAGAATTGAAGAAGTAATTGGAAAAGGTAGCTATGGTGTTGTCTGTTCTGCATATGACACACGTCTTGGTGAGAAGGTTGCTATCAAAAAGATAAATGATATCTTCGAACATGTCTCTGATGCTACACGTATCCTTCGGGAGATTAAGCTTCTTAGACTTCTTCGGCATCCAGACATTGTGGAGATAAAGCATATCTTGTTACCACCTTCAAGAAGGGAATTCAAGGACATATATGTAGTTTTTGAACTTATGGAATCTGATCTTCATCAAGTCATTAAAGCAAATGATGATTTGACTCCAGAACATTATCAGTTCTTCCTTTATCAGCTTCTCAGAGGATTAAAGTACATACACACAG CTAATGTCTTTCACCGAGACctaaaaccaaaaaatatattagcAAATGCTGACTGCAAGCTCAAGATCTGTGACTTTGGTCTTGCAAGAGTGGCCTTCAATGACACACCAACGGCTATATTTTGGACA GATTATGTCGCAACAAGATGGTACAGGGCTCCTGAATTGTGTGGATCATTTTTTTCTAAG TACACACCAGCTATCGATATATGGAGTATTGGCTGCATCTTTGCTGAGCTATTAACTGGAAAGCCTCTTTTTCCTGGGAAGAACGTAGTTCACCAATTGGATCTAATGACTGATTTGTTGGGAACACCTTCTGCTGAAGCTATTGCTAGG ATAAGAAATGAAAAGGCGAGAAGGTACTTGAGCAGTATGCGTAGAAAAAAGCCTATACCTTTCTCCCATAAGTTTCCAAACGCAGATCCCCTTGCCCTCCGTTTGCTGGAAAGGATGCTTGCTTTTGATCCTAAAGATAGACCTACTGCAGAAGAG GCACTTGCAGACCCGTATTTCAGGAACTTGGCTAGAGTTGAAAGAGAGCCTTCCGCTCAGCCAGTTACAAAAatggaatttgaatttgaaaggcGAAGGATAACAAAAGAGGATGTAAGAGAGCTAATATACCGAGAGATTCTTGAGTACCATCCAAAGATGTTGAAGGAGTACATAGAGGGGACAGAACCGACAAGTTTCATGTATCCTAG TGCAGTTGACAAATTTAAGAAACAGTTTGCATATCTTGAAGAGCACTATGGAAAAGGTGGAGTGGTTGCTCCTCCCGAGAGACAACAAGCGTCATCCCTACCCAG GCCATCTGTGTTATATTCAGACAATTCAGTGCAAAATCCGGCAGAAGTTGCAAATGATCTATCTAAATGTTCTATCAAAGAAGGTGATAAGTCAATAATGGACAGGAATTCTGGGATTCCTATGTCAAGGCTTCCTCTCCAAGTACCTCAAG GTGATGCTGCTAGGCCTGGTAGGATTGTCAGTTCTGTGATGCGCTATAACGGTGGATCAGCAGTGACAGCAAGCGAGGCGATTGAACAGCGAAGAACGCTCAGGAACCCTACTACTATGCCTCAGTACGCTATTTCTAACCCTTCGTATTCCAGGAGACACCCGAGCTGTAAAAACGAAAGGGGAGAAGATGGCAATGAAGGATCCAACACCGTGCCTAAACCCGATCAGTACATGGCTAGGAAAGTAGCTGCAGCCCCCGGTGGATCTGGAAACCAATGGTATTGA